The sequence below is a genomic window from Sorangiineae bacterium MSr12523.
TGCGCCAGGAAGAGGACAAAGCCTTCCGTCCCTTCGATCGGACCAGCTCCGTCGTCGAGGATCGGTTCTTCCTCGTGGCGCTCGCACGGTGATTCCATGACATCCGAAGCATCCGTCCAGGAAACATCCCCCCAAGAAACATCTCCCCAGGAAACATCTCTCCAAGATTTGTACCGCACCGGCGATGCCGTGCGCCCGCAGCTGGCGGACGCGAAGCAGGCGGCTGATCGGCATGGCCCGCTCCTCGATTTCGTGAAGCGAACCTGCGGCAATGCACGGGGCTCGTTGCTCGAGGTGGGGTGCGGCGACGGATGGGTTTCCTGGCTCCTGTCCGAGGCCGGCTTCGACGTGACGGGGATCGATCTGCACGCCGAGGGGCACGTGCCCACGCCGCACGAGCGCCTCGTGTTCCGTCAGGGATCGGCGCTCGATTTGCCGTTCCCCGACGCGAGCTTCGATGTCGTCGTCACGAACCAGACCGTCGAGCACCTGCCCGATCCCGAGCGCGGCTTGCGGGAGATGGTGCGCGTGCTGCGTCCGCGCGGCCAACTCATCGTCGTCGGGCCCAATCTGCTCAGCCCTCTGGCCTCCGTCTACGCGGCGACCCGTTGGGTGTGGCAGAACCGGCCGCGTTCCACCATTTTCGTGCGCAAGCCGGGGATGCCGCGCCATCCCCTCGGCAACACCTTGCCCGAGGTGCTCGGTTTGATGGTGCGGAACTGGGCACTCATCGGTCGCAAACTGATCGAGCCGCATCCCTCTTTCACGATGCGCGAGCCCGACGTCGTCCCGCCATTTCATGGCGACAACGACGCGACTTACTTGTGCAACCCCATCGATTTGAAGCGGCGTTTGCCGGATTTCGGCTGCAAGGTCACGCAGGTCGGCGCCTACGACCGGCCGCCGGGATCGTGGATCCTCGTGGGTGGTACGTGGATCGCCGGCGAAAAGCTCTAACCGGGAGCGAAGGATGACGTTACGCGTTTTGGTAGCGGGTGGAGCCGGCTACATCGGCAGCCACACCGCAAAGGCACTCAAGGCGGCAGGGCATCTGCCGGTGGTGCTCGACGATCTCAGCACGGGGCACGAAGAGGCGGTGCGGTTCGGTCCCTTCGTTCGCGGCAGCATCCAAGATGCCGCCTGCGTGACGCGCGCCGTGCGCGAACACCGCATCGATGCGGTCCTGCATTTTGCGGCGAATGCTTACGTGCGCGAGTCGCTCGAAAATCCGCGCAAGTACTTCCGCAACAACGTGGCCAACACGGTTCATTTCCTCGATGCGCTGCTCGAGGAAGGGGTGAAGACCATCGTCTTTTCGTCGACGTGCGCGGTGTACGGCATTCCGCCGTCGCTGCCCATCGTGGAGACGACGCCCACGAAGCCGATCAATCCGTACGGCCAGTCCAAGCTGATGATCGAAGACGTGCTGCGCTGGTACGGAAAGCTCGAAAAGCTGTCCTGGATGGCCCTTCGCTATTTCAATGCCGCCGGCGCCGATCCCGATGGAGAGCTCGGCGAGAACCACGAGCCGGAAACGCACCTGATTCCGCTGCTGGTGGCCGCCGCCCTTGGGCAGCGGGAGCCCGTTCGTGTCTTCGGCACGACGTTCCCCACGCCGGACGGAACGGCCGTGCGTGACTACATCCACGTGGCCGATCTGGCCACGGCGCACGTGCGCGCGGTCACGCATTTGGCTGCGGGCGGGGCGAGTGAGTCGGTGAACTTGGGAACGGGCAAGGGGACCAGCATTCGCGAGGTCATCGCCTCGGTCGAGCGAGCCACGGGAAAGCCGGTCCCGGTGATCTATGGCGAGCCGTCGCCCGGCGATCCTCCGATCCTCGTGGCCGATCCGGCGCGTGCTCACGCGCTCGGGCATCGCTTCGAGCACGATCTCGACAGCATCGTGGCGACCGCCGTGGCCTGGGCAAAAAAGGGGACGCACCGTGCGTGATCTCGTCTCCGCGGTCTTGATCAATGGGCAGCACAACTCGGTGCAGGGGCCGCGTGCCCGTGCGCTCTTCGGGGACGACGTTTCGGTCGTCTACAAAGAGCGGGGGCGCTTCGGTTCGATTGCCCCCACGTGGTCCGCCCTGCGCGCGAGCACGTCCAGTGTCGCGCCCTGGGTCTACTGCATCGATTTGGGCTTTCCCTCGGCGCTGCTCGCGGGCGTGCGCCGCCGGCTCGATCGGAAGATGCGACTCGTCTACGAGATTGGCGATCCGATGAAGCCGCTCTTGGAGCCGCAAGCGCGCAACCGGTTCGAGGTCGAGTTCGCGCACCAGGTCGATCGCCTCCTGCCCTCGGAGGCGGACGCGCTCGTCTTCCGTGGCACGTACCTGATCGACCACTTTCGCGAGATCACCGCGAGGAAGCTGCCGCGCGTGATGTGGTTGCCCGACGGCGCGGATACCGCGCATTTTCGCCCGATGCGCGACGATCCGCGCATCGCGGAGTTGCGGCGCACGCACGGCCTCGAGGGCAAGTTCGTCGTGGGCATCGTGGGAAACATCCACCACAACCCGCGGCTGGACCTCTACTACGGCTGGGAACTCGCCGAGGCGCTCTCGCACATCGCGCGCGAGCGGCCCGAGGCTCCCATCGTTGGGGTCGTGGTGGGGGACGGTGCCGGCAAGCCCGTGCTCGAGGAGGCCTGCCGCAAGTGGGGCGTCCTGGATCGGGTCAAGCTCGTGGGGCGCGTTCCGCACGAGCAGGTGCCTCTCTGGATGAACGTGTTCGACCTGGGGCTCAGCACGCAGACCGACGATCCCGTTGGCTGGGGCCGAACCACGGCGAAGCTGCCCGAGTACCTCGCGTGCGGCCTACCGCTCCTCTGCTCGGACGTGGGCGAGGCCCATCGCTTGCTCCGCGAGACCGGGCAAACCTTGCCCTACTCGGGCAAACGCGACGCGAGCTACCCCGCGCGCCTCGCCACGAAGATCCTCGAGTTCTCCACGCGCGATCTCGACGGCATCCGCCGTCACAACCGCGATCTCGCGCTCGCCCAATTCGATTACGGCGTCCTTCGCCAGCGGCTGCGCACGTTTCTCGAGCAGTAGTCGCAACCCTTCAAATGAAAAAAGCCCGGCTCTTTGGCCGGGCTTTTTTTCGTCGTTCGCGGCGCTCGTCTACACCGACGCTGCGTCGCGGTTGTCGTCGCCGGGCGGCACGGCGTTCTCGTTGGTCGAGCCGTAGCCTTCGCGCTTGTAATAGTAATAGTGGTAGTACGAGTACTCGTGCCGCGTCAGGTCGACGTCGTTGAGCACCGCTCCGATGACCGGCGCGTCGACGTCCGCCAAGGTGCGCAGACCCTGACGGCCCAGCGCGCGCGTGGTGTAGAAGGCGCGAAGCACGAACACCGTGCCATCGACCAAGGTCGAAATGATGGCCGAGTCGGTGACCGCGACGAGCGGCGGGCTGTCGATGACGATGCGGTCGAAGGTCTCCCCGAGCTCCTCCAGGAACTTACGGAAACGCTCCGAGTGGAACAGATCCGCCGGGTTCGGCGGGATGGGACCCGCAGGAATGCACCAGAGGTTGTTCACGCGGGTGGGGCGCGCCACCTCGTCGATCGTCGCCTCGCCCACGAGCACGTTGGTGACACCATGGTCGCCCGCGCGATCGAAGATGCGATGGAGACGGGGACGGCGCAGGTCGCAGTCGATGATGCACACGCGCTGCCCCGTCTGAGCGAGCGAGATGGCGATGCTGCAGGCGACCGTGGTCTTTCCTTCCGCCGGGGCGGCGCTCGTCACCAGGATCTTGCGATGCGGCTTGTCCGGGTTGGTGAACATGAGGTTCGTGCGGATGCTGCGTGCCGCCTCGGCGATGCCGCTGCGCGGATTGTCGTGCACGACCAACTCGGCGACTTTGTTGGGGCCTCCCAGGCCTGGCCGCACCACCTTGCGCTTCTTCCCACCCTCGGCGTGCGGACCTTCCACGGCGGGAAGCATGCCCACGAAGGTGATGCCCAGATCCTGCTCCAGCTGCTCCGGCGTCTTGATGCTGTTGTCCAGATTGCTGCGCAGCCATCCGAGTCCGAGCCCGATCAGCAGACCCACCACGCCACCGACGGCGACGTTCACCAGCATGCGCGGCCGGATGGGCGACGTCGGCTCGACGGCGGCCTCCACCAGGTGGATGTTGTTGGCCTTCATCATGCGGGCCAAGTCCGCATCCTTCATGTGCTCGAGAAGCATGTTGTAAAGCTTCTCGTTCTGATCGCGCGACCGATCGAGCCGGTGGTACTCGATCTCCTTCATGTTGAGATCCACCGCGCGCTTGTGCGCGGCATCGTAGAGCGCGGCCTCGCCGGCTTCCTCACGCGTAATGACCGCGAGATCTCGCTCCACGGCGCCCTGGATGTTCTTGATCTCCGCGAGCAGGGCCGTTTTGCTCTCCGCGATCTTCTGGTCGATCGACTTCACCAGTGGGTGATTTTCACCCTTGCCCTCCGCGAGCAGCGTCTTGCGCGTGCGCGCCGCATCGACGTACGTGCGGCGAAGATCGGTCAAGTACCCGTTGGAGAGAAGTTCGGAGGCGGGAAGGCTGTCCGGATTGTCCGTGCCGATTTTCGCGAGCTCCCCGTAGCGCGCCATGAGCTCTTGCTTGCGCGTCCGCGTGCGAATCAGCGCCGTCGCGAGATCCTGCATCTCGAGACGAATCATGTTCGACGACTCGTTGATCGACGTGCTCGGCAGATCGTTGCTGCGCTTGAACTCGTGGAGTGAATTCTCGTTCGTCTCCAGGTCCTTCTTCACCTGATCGACTTGACCGCCCAACCACGTGATCGAGTCGCTGGTCGCACTGACCGCCTTCTCGAGGTTCTGATCGATGTAGGCGTTGGCGACGGCGTCGCAGAGACGCTTCGCGCGTTTCGGATCGACGTCCTCGACCTTGATGAAGACCAATCGGCTATTTTTGACGGGATCGACCGAGATCTTGCCGCGGAGCACCGCCGCCGTCTCCTCCACTGTCATGGGGCGCGCCGGCGGAGACTTCAGGCCAAAGAACGCGTAATCGTTCTGTAGAGCGATGTCCCGCACGGTCCGCTCGAGCACGCGCGACGACGTGACGATGCGGTATTGCGTCTCGTAATATTCTTGGTTGTTCCAGAAATCGGTCGTGCCGAGCGGCATCGCCGAATCCATCTTTTCGCCCAAGGGCCGAAACGCGTTCGGATCGAGCTCCAGCATCGTCTGGGCTTGATAAATGCGCGGCAGCGTTTTCGAATAGACGAGGCTAAGGCCGGTTCCCAGGAGCAAACACGCGACGATGATCGCCCATTGCTTCCGGACGGTCTTGAGGAAACTCAAGAGTGTAGCGACGGCGTCCTCGGTGTTGGCCTCGTGAGCGCTGGACTTGTTCAGGGGGCTGGTCATTGCTGTCTATTCAAGCCTCAAGCGGGGGCATGGGCCCCCGACGGGCCTCTGGTTACCACATGACGGGGGGCTAGGCGAGAAGTGCTGTCGGAGGCGGGGACCATGCTTCGTTTGCGCTTGCCTGGTGTGAGGTGCAGCGCGGGGCCCTTTCGTTCGAGCGATTGCAAACAGGGGTTTCTCTGATAGAGATCACGCGCTTTCCACTAGTTACGCGTGCATTTCGGCATGAGGAATAATCAATAATGAGCTCCACGAGCTCGTTGGGTCGGTTCTCGTCGCTGTTCACCGTTCTGTCGCTGCTGGTGCGGCGCGGGGACCGGCGGGTGCTCACGAATTCCGAGCTCTTGGGGCTCGCTGGCGTCGTGTTTCTCGGCGCGCTGGGCCTGTTCATCGAGGGTATCGGTGTCTTTGCGCTCATGTCGGCCCTCGTGGGCCTGCGCCACGCGCCGATGACCCTGGGCGCGCTTCTTGGCATGCCCGAGGTGGGCCCGTTTCGCTACGTGCCATCGCTGGCCCTCGTCGTGGGTGCCGTGGGCGTGCAGCGCGCCCTGAATCCGCCGCTCATGTTTTTGACGAACCGCTACGGCGAGCTCGTCTCGTACCGTCTTCGCACGCGCATCATCTCCTTGGCGACGGCGCTGCCCGCGGTGCATGCGGGCACCATCCCCTCGGGCGAGCTCGCGGGCGTGCTCAACGAAGAAATCAGCCGCTCGGGTCGCGCCATCACGGCCATTGCCACCGTCGCGCAGCTGCTCTTGGGCATTCTCATCACGGCCACCGTCACCTTCGCGCAGGACGCGAAGACCATGGCCGCTGCCGTTCTGGGCGCGCTTCCCGCGTTGGGGCTGTACGTCAGCCTCGCGCGCCGCACGTCGACCGATACGGGCAACGCCGTGAAAGCGCGCATCCGCGCGCAGGCCGAGGCCACGGAAGGACTGCGCACGCTCGCCGCGATCCAAGCCGTCGGCGCCGGCGAATCGCTGCGCGCCCAGCTCTCGAAGAACGCCGCCTCCGTGCGCGATTGCGAGACGAAGATCTACGCGAACATGATGCGGCTGCAGTACCTGATGCTGTTCGTCCCGCTGATGGCGGCGGCGGGCGCGCTCGGCTACGCGGCGTATTCCAGGCCGGGCGCCACGTTCGCCGAGATCCTCTTCGCGCTCATGCCGCTCGCAGGCCTCGGCTTGCGCCTCGCCATCGCCGTCCAGGTGGTCATCACGAACGCGTACGGCGTGAGCGTCATGTCCACCAGCGTCTTCCCCACGCTCCGACTCGAGCAGCGCCTCATGCAGCTGACCGATCGCGTGCGGGTCGAGGCCACGAAGATCGATCCCGAGGTGGAGGGGAAGATCCCGGCCTCCGTCGTCCTGCGCAAGGTGGGCTACCAGCTTCCCTCCGGACCGTGGCTCTTTCGCGGGCTCGATCGCACCATTTTTCGCGGGGAGCCGCTGGTCATCCGCGGTCCTTCGGGCACGGGCAAGAGCACGCTGGCCTCGCTCATCGCGGGCGTCAACGATCCGTCCGAGGGCGGCATCGAGTACGTCTTCGAATCGAAGCACACGCCGCCGAGCCCCATGCTGGTGAACTATCTGTCGCAAGATCCCGCGGTCATCGCCGGCACCTTCCGCGACAACCTCGTGCTCGGCGCACGCACGCGCCCCGACGATGCCACGCTGATCGAAGCTTTGCGCGGCGCGCGACTCTGGGACGAGGTCGAGGCGAAGGGCGGGCTCGATGCTCCGATCTTCGAAGGCGGCCGCAATCTCTCGGGCGGGCAGCTTCGTCGTCTGGGCATCGCGCGTCTGCTCACGCGAAACCGCGGCATCTGGATCTTCGACGAACCCACGGCCTCCCTCGATCCGCAGAACAGCAAGCTGATGAGGGACATCATCGACGAGTTGAGCAAAGAGATCGTGGCCATCGTCGTCACGCACGATCTCGACTTCGACCTGGGCCAGGAGCCCATGGAGCTTTTGCCCGCAGCACCGGAAGAGGCGCCGCTCCTCATGCAGTCTCAGCCTAGGGAGTCGCAGCCGATCGCCGAAGGAGCTTGAACCATGTGTGGCATTGCCGGAATTCTGGGGGTACGCCGCGAGATCGCCGAGCCTGCACTCGCGGCCATGCTCGCCGCGATCCCGCACCGCGGACCCGACGGTCATGCGATGGCCTTCTTTTCGCCCGAGGGAAACGGATCGAGCGCGACGCGGACCACGGCTGCCGGCCTCGCGCACGCGCGCCTCGCCATCATCGAGCCCACGCCCTCGGGCCTTCAGCCCATGGTCGACGACAGCGGTGCGATCATCACCTTCAACGGTGAGATCTACAATTACCGCCAGCTTCAGCGCGAGCTCGAGGCGGCCGGCCGGCCGTGCAAGACCAAGACGGATACCGAAGTTATTCTCAAGGGTTACGTGACGAAGGGCATCGAGGCGGCGCTGGGCTTGCGCGGCATGTTCGCCTTCGCGCTGCTCGATCCGAAGAAGCGCCTCGCGTGGCTTTGCCGTGACCGATTGGGCATCAAACCGCTCTACCTGTACTACCCGAAGGGCGGCGGCTTGCTCTTCGCGTCGGAGGTGCGCCAGCTGCTCGCGGCCGGCGAAGAACTGGTCCCGCGCCGCGTGTCGCCTGCGGCCATCGAAAGCTTCCTTGCGCAGGGCATGGTGTGCGGCTTCGATGCGCTCATCGACGGCGTCACCTTGCTCGGCCCCGGCGAATCCCTCGTGGTCGACTGGGAGGGGCGACCGCAGAAGCAGGTGAAATACTGGCAGCTTCCGTTCGGCGACGGCATGCACTGCACGCGCGAGCGCGCCGTGTCCGACCTGACGACGACCCTGCGCGAGGCGGTCGACTGCCACATGATCTCCGACGTCCCACTGGGCGTCTTTCTATCGAGCGGCGTCGACTCCAATGCCGTCGCGGCCGTGGCCTCGGGCGTGAGCCGCGATCCGGTGCACACCATTGCCATCGGCTTCGATCAGCCGCGTTTCGACGAGTCCGCGGAGGCCGAGGAAAGCGCGCACCTGCTGGGCACCACGCACACCACGCAGTCGCTGCACGTGGGCGAGATGCTCGGCGACATCGAGCGCGTGTTCGCGGCGATGGACCAGCCCACCGTGGACGGGTTCAACACCTATTTCGTCTCGCGCGCGGCACGCAATGCGGGCCTCACCGTGGCCCTGAGCGGTGTGGGCGGCGACGAGCTTTTCGGCGGGTATGCGAGCTTCCGCGATGTTCCGCGGGCGCGGCTTCTGCGCAAGGTCACCGACCGGCTTCGCATGAACCGCGCGCTGGCCCTGGCCGGGCGTGTCGCTTCCTCGCGACGCGGGGGCGTGAAGCTCGAGGAGCTCGCGCACCGGCCGGCGGATTTGCTTGCATTGTACATGCTACGGCGCGAGCTCGTGCTTCCGGCCGAGCGGCGCGCGCTGATGGATCTTCCGCAGGAGGCCGACCCTTCGTCCGGCCTGGAGCAGAGCGTGTTGCGCGCGTTGCGTGACGGCATGCCCTCCGATCCGCGGAATGCGATTTCCTCGTTCGAATTGCGCTCTTACATGCGCGACATGCTCTTGCGCGATGCGGACGTCTTCAGCATGGCCAACAGCCTGGAGCTGCGCGTGCCGCTGCTCGATCATCGGATGGTGGAGATCGCCTGTTCGCTGCCGGGTCGGTGGAAACGGCCCGATCCGCGGCCCAAGCCGCTCTTGATCGACGCTGTCGGTCCGCGCTTGCCCGAACGGGTGCCGCATCGGAAAAAGCGCGGGTTCACTTTCCCCTGGGAGGCCTGGATCCGCGGTGCGCTCAAGGAAAAGGCGCGTGCGAGCATCCACGCCGAGGACGTGTGGAAGCGTCTTGGCGTGAACGCGGGTGCGGCCTCCAAGCTGTGGGACCGTTTCGAGGCGCAGGATCCGCGGTGCGGTGCGCCGCAGATGCTCGCGCTCTGGGTCATGTCGGACTTCGCCGCACGGCACGGGTTGTACGCATGAGCGGCAAAAATGGCGCCCCCAACGTGCTCTTTCTGAACCCCGTCGGTGAGCTCGGGGGAGGGGAAATGAGCCTTCTGGACCTCATGTCGTCGCTGCGTGCGCTCGCTCCGCAGGCATCGCTCTCGCTGGTCACCGGCAGCGATGGGCCTCTGGTCGATGCGGCGAAAGCGCTCGACGTCGACGTGCGCGTGCTGCCGCTTCCTGCGGCCGCGGCGTCGGTGGGTGATGCGGCGCTCGCCGCCGTCTCGCCGTGGGAGCGTGCCCGCCTCGCGGTGCGCGGCTCGGAGATGGTCGCCTACGTGGCGCGCCTGGCGGGCGTCGTTCGTGCCGCATCGCCGGGGGTGATCCACTCGAACGGCATCAAGATGCACCTGCTCGGTGCCGCCGTCCGTCCGCGCGCGACGCCGCTGGTCTGGCACGTGCGCGACTTCCTCGGCGCGCGCTCGTTCTCGGCGCGCATGATTCGCATGGCGCGCCATCGCGCCGATCTCGCCATCGCCAATTCGCACGCGGTGGCCGATGATCTGCGCACCCTCGCACCGGATCTCCACGTGCGGGTCATGCACAACGGCGTGGACACGAGCCGCTTCACCCCCGAGGGGCGCAGGGCGCCGCTCGATGCGATGGCCAGCCTTCCGCCGCTCCCCGAGGGCGGTCTGCGGGTGGGGCTCATCGCCACCTACGCGCGCTGGAAGGGGCACGATGTCTTCTTCGAGTGCGCCAAGCGGCTCTTCAACCGACCCGGCCTGCCGCCGATGCGTTTCTACATCATCGGCTCGCCCATCTACACCACGGGTCGCGCGGGGCAGTACTCGTTCGAAGAGCTACGCGCCCTCGCCGAGTCCCACGGCATTGCTTCGCACGTGGGTTTCGTCCCGTTCCAGCTCCGACCCGACGACGTGTACCGCGCGCTCGATGTCGTCGTGCACGCCAGCACGCGCCCGGAGCCGTTCGGTCGCACCATCGTCGAGGCAATGGCCACCGGACGCGCCGTGGTCGTCAGCCGCGCAGGCGGCGCCGCCGAGCTTTACGACGAAGGCGTGGATGCACTCGGAGTGCCCCCCGGCGATGCCGATGCCATGGCCGAAAGCGTGGCGCGGTTGGCCACGGATGCCGTGCTGCGGAGCTCCCTCGGTTCTGCTGCCCGAAAAACGGCAGAACGCCGCTTCGCCCGCGACCGACTCGGAGCCGAGCTTCTGGCTATCTACGCGGATTTGAAGGGTTTAGGGGTTAGGGTTTAGGGTTTAGGGGAGAGAAGAGCGGGACTCGTCTTACCGGTCGAGTTTGCGTTCTTCCCTAACCCCTAACCCCTAAACCCTCTGAAGCTCGACGCAGTTCTTTCGCGGAGCCGTCACCAAAAAGCCGCACCGCCCGCGTGAATTTCTACGCGGTGTTGCGCCACGAACTCCCCGCGGTGTGTTAGGGTCCCCCGACCCTAACCGCTGTCTCCCGCGAGAAAAAACGGATGTTCAGCGCAATCATCGCTTTCTTCCTCGCGACCGTGGTCGCGGCCCTGCTCACGCCCATCGTGAGGCGCCTGGCGCTTGCCGTTGGTGCTGTGGACGATCCCACCGCACGCCGCGTGCACACGCGACGCGTGCCAAGGCTCGGTGGCATGGCCATCGTGCTGGGCTTCTTCGTTCCGCTGGTGGTGCTCTATGCGCTCGACACCCAGAGCGCACGCATTCTGTTTTCGCAACCGCGTGTGGTCGGCGGCTTGGTGGTTGGCTCGCTCATCATGGCCGGGCTCGGTCTATGCGACGACGTGATCGGCGTCGGCGCGAAAATGAAGCTCGCCCTGCAGGTCACCGCGGCCGTGCTCGCCTACGCGAGCGGCCTTCGCATCGACGGAGTCACGCTTCCGTTCATCGGGGCCATCAGCTTTGGCTGGATCGCGCTGCCCGTCACGGTGCTCTGGTTCTGCGGCATCGTGAACGCGCTCAATTTGATCGACGGCCTCGATGGCCTGGCGGGCGGCGTGGCGTTTTTCGCGTGCCTGACCAACACGGTGGTCGCCTTCATGGGCCACAACGTGTCGATCGCGCTGCTCTCGGTCACCTTGGGCGGCGCCATCGTGGGCTTCCTGTTTTACAACTTCAACCCCGCGAAGATCTTCATGGGCGACTCGGGAAGTATGTTCCTGGGATTCGCCTTGGCCGCGAGTGCCTTGTTGGGAGGCGCGGGCACGCAGAAGACGCCCACGCTCATTGCCATCATCGCGCCGCTGGTCGCGCTGGGGTTGCCCATCATGGACATGCTCTTCGCCATCGCGCGAAGGTTCATGATGCGCCGCTCGATCTTCGCGGCCGATCGCGGGCACATTCACCATCGCCTGCTCGACTTGGGGCTGACCCACCGGCGCGCGGTGCTGGTGCTCTACGCGATCAGCCTGGCCTTCACCATCATCGCGCTCGGCCTGCACTTCGGGCGCTCCTGGCAGGTGGGTGTCGCGCTGGTGGTGCTCACCACGCTCATCTTCGGCGTGGTCCGGTTCGTGGGCGCGTTCAGTGTGACGTTCGCCTCGCGCCGGGGCATGGATCCGATGGTCGACAAGCTGCGGCGCGCGGTCCCCGACGTAATTTCGCGCATCTCGGCCGCCAACCTCGACGATCTGCCGAAGACGCTCGAGCGCTTCTGCGAGGAGCACGGTCTTCTCGCCGTGGAGGCAAAGGCTCCCTCTGGCGCGCGCATGGGCAGCTTCCGCTGGGAAACCCCGACGGCCGCCGCTCGGGGCCTGCGCGAGGCGGTGTCGGCCAAGTTTGCTCTCCTCGATGCCACGTCGAATCCGCTCGAGCTCGAGTTCCAGTTCGACAGCCCCGATGGGGCCGTCGGTCCGCAGGCGGAGATCCTCTTGCAACTGGTGGCCGACGCCGTAGAAACCCGACTGCAGCGCGTGGTGCGTGCCCGCGCCGCAAGCGCCTCCGGACGGCTGCGACCGGTTTCGTGATCTGCTGACCCGGCGGAACGCGATCTCGAATAGGAGAGAGGAACCGCCAAGACGCCAAGGACGCCAAGTTTGTTTTGATATGCTGAAAATCCTTGGCGTTCTTGGCGTCTTGGCGGTTCACTTCTCTTGTTTCTTTTGAACAAAGGATGAATTCGTGACTGTTTTCGTGATCGCGGAAGCTGGGGTCAATCACAACGGACGCCTCGATTTGGCCCTCGAGCTGGTGGACACGGCGGCCCGCGCCGGGGCGGATGCCATCAAGTTTCAAACCTTCCGCGCGGAGTCGCTGGCCACGCGCAGTGCGGCCAAGGCCGAGTACCAAGAGAAGGCCACGGGCAAGGCTGGCTCGCAGCTCGACATGCTGCGCGCACTGGAGCTCGACGAGGACGCGCACCGCAAGGTCGTCGAGCGCTGTCGGGAACGCCGCATCGAATTCATGTCGACACCGTTCGACGTCGACAGCGTCGCGCTTCTGAGTCGCCTCGGCGTGAAGCGCTTCAAGGTGCCGTCGGGCGAGATCGACAACCCGCTCTTGCTTCGGGCCATCGCGCAGCAGAATACGCCGGTGATCCTGTCCACGGGCATGGGCACCTTGTCGGAGGTCGAGGGCGCGCTGGGCATTCTGACCGCCGCATGGCTGGGGCAGGGGCCTGAGTCGCTCTGGTCGGATCGAGGCGCGGCGCTCGTGGCCGAGCGTGTGACCTTGCTTCACTGCACGAGCCTGTATCCCGCGCCCGCCGAGGCGGTGAACCTGCGCGCGATGCAGACGATGCGCGACGCGTTCCAGACGGGGGTCGGCTACTCGGACCACACGCTGGGGGTTGGCGTTTCCGCGGCCGCGGTGGCCTTGGGGGCGACCGTCATCGAGAAGCATTTCACCTTGGATCGCACCCTGGAGGGGCCCGATCACAAGGCCTCGCTGGAGCCCGAGGAGCTCGTGTCGTTCGTCGCCATGTTGCGCGACGTCGCGCTCTCGTTGGGCAGCCCGCGCAAAATGCCCACCGCCGCGGAAGTGGCCATGCGCGCCGCCGCACGGCGCTCGCTGGTGGCCGCGGCGCCCATTCGCAAGGGGGAAGCCTTCACCGCGGCCAACGTTGCCTTGAAGCGACCCGGCACCGGCATGAGCGGACGCTTCTACGACGCGCTGCTCGGGCGAACCGCCTCGCGCGACTACGCCGAAGACGACTTGATCAACGAGTAACCGCGCGTCACACGGCCGTCCAGCCGCCGTCGACGAGGAGGTGCTGGCCGGTGACGTAGGCCGCCGCGTCGCTCGCGAGGTAGGCGAACGCGCCCTTCAGATCTTCCTCCATGCTCATACGCCCGAGGAGCGCGTGTCCGACGTAGCGCTCCACGAAGCGCGGATCCTGTCCGCGCGCGACGCCGCCGGGGCTGACGCAGTTCACGCGCACGCGCGGCGCCATCACGGAGGCCAAGTAGCGCGTGAGCTGCAAAATACCGCCCTTGCTCGCGTTGTAGGCGGCGGGGTTCGCC
It includes:
- a CDS encoding class I SAM-dependent methyltransferase; this translates as MTSEASVQETSPQETSPQETSLQDLYRTGDAVRPQLADAKQAADRHGPLLDFVKRTCGNARGSLLEVGCGDGWVSWLLSEAGFDVTGIDLHAEGHVPTPHERLVFRQGSALDLPFPDASFDVVVTNQTVEHLPDPERGLREMVRVLRPRGQLIVVGPNLLSPLASVYAATRWVWQNRPRSTIFVRKPGMPRHPLGNTLPEVLGLMVRNWALIGRKLIEPHPSFTMREPDVVPPFHGDNDATYLCNPIDLKRRLPDFGCKVTQVGAYDRPPGSWILVGGTWIAGEKL
- the galE gene encoding UDP-glucose 4-epimerase GalE, giving the protein MTLRVLVAGGAGYIGSHTAKALKAAGHLPVVLDDLSTGHEEAVRFGPFVRGSIQDAACVTRAVREHRIDAVLHFAANAYVRESLENPRKYFRNNVANTVHFLDALLEEGVKTIVFSSTCAVYGIPPSLPIVETTPTKPINPYGQSKLMIEDVLRWYGKLEKLSWMALRYFNAAGADPDGELGENHEPETHLIPLLVAAALGQREPVRVFGTTFPTPDGTAVRDYIHVADLATAHVRAVTHLAAGGASESVNLGTGKGTSIREVIASVERATGKPVPVIYGEPSPGDPPILVADPARAHALGHRFEHDLDSIVATAVAWAKKGTHRA
- a CDS encoding glycosyltransferase encodes the protein MRDLVSAVLINGQHNSVQGPRARALFGDDVSVVYKERGRFGSIAPTWSALRASTSSVAPWVYCIDLGFPSALLAGVRRRLDRKMRLVYEIGDPMKPLLEPQARNRFEVEFAHQVDRLLPSEADALVFRGTYLIDHFREITARKLPRVMWLPDGADTAHFRPMRDDPRIAELRRTHGLEGKFVVGIVGNIHHNPRLDLYYGWELAEALSHIARERPEAPIVGVVVGDGAGKPVLEEACRKWGVLDRVKLVGRVPHEQVPLWMNVFDLGLSTQTDDPVGWGRTTAKLPEYLACGLPLLCSDVGEAHRLLRETGQTLPYSGKRDASYPARLATKILEFSTRDLDGIRRHNRDLALAQFDYGVLRQRLRTFLEQ
- a CDS encoding polysaccharide biosynthesis tyrosine autokinase, with amino-acid sequence MTSPLNKSSAHEANTEDAVATLLSFLKTVRKQWAIIVACLLLGTGLSLVYSKTLPRIYQAQTMLELDPNAFRPLGEKMDSAMPLGTTDFWNNQEYYETQYRIVTSSRVLERTVRDIALQNDYAFFGLKSPPARPMTVEETAAVLRGKISVDPVKNSRLVFIKVEDVDPKRAKRLCDAVANAYIDQNLEKAVSATSDSITWLGGQVDQVKKDLETNENSLHEFKRSNDLPSTSINESSNMIRLEMQDLATALIRTRTRKQELMARYGELAKIGTDNPDSLPASELLSNGYLTDLRRTYVDAARTRKTLLAEGKGENHPLVKSIDQKIAESKTALLAEIKNIQGAVERDLAVITREEAGEAALYDAAHKRAVDLNMKEIEYHRLDRSRDQNEKLYNMLLEHMKDADLARMMKANNIHLVEAAVEPTSPIRPRMLVNVAVGGVVGLLIGLGLGWLRSNLDNSIKTPEQLEQDLGITFVGMLPAVEGPHAEGGKKRKVVRPGLGGPNKVAELVVHDNPRSGIAEAARSIRTNLMFTNPDKPHRKILVTSAAPAEGKTTVACSIAISLAQTGQRVCIIDCDLRRPRLHRIFDRAGDHGVTNVLVGEATIDEVARPTRVNNLWCIPAGPIPPNPADLFHSERFRKFLEELGETFDRIVIDSPPLVAVTDSAIISTLVDGTVFVLRAFYTTRALGRQGLRTLADVDAPVIGAVLNDVDLTRHEYSYYHYYYYKREGYGSTNENAVPPGDDNRDAASV